The Phycisphaerae bacterium DNA segment CGAGATAGTCTCATTATCTGTGGAAATTGACAAGAGAGGGGCATCCTCCATAAGTGATGGTTTTGTAACCAGTTAAAAGGAGGTGGCCTGATGGGTACGAGAATCGATCGGCGAAGAAACGTCAAGAGCGAATATCAGGTGGACGCAGACCAAGCTCAGGCGGTGGTTCGGGATCATCTGGAGGAACTGGCCCGAGATGGAGCCCGGCGGATGCTGACCGAGGCGCTGAACGAAGAGGTGGACGCCTATCTGAGGCGTGTGCGGTACGAGCGGACGAAGGAATACCGTGGCTACCGCAACGGCAGCACATCCCGGCGGCTGACGCTGGGGTCGGGAACGATCGATCTGGCGGCTCCTCGGGTCCGGGACATTCCCGAGGGCCAAGAGCCCTTCGAGTCCAGGATCCTGCGGAAGCACCAGCGACGCAGCGACACGATTGACGAGACGTTCCTGAACCTGTTCGTCGAAGGGCTGGCGACGCGAGACTTCGAGCCGGCGTTGCGGCTGCTGGTGGGGGTCGGAGGCTCCGCTCTCGCCGAGCACGATCAGCCGGCTGAGCCGGCAGTTCAAGGAGCAATACGAGGCGTTTGACCGACAGGAGTTGAGCGGCAGGAAGTTCGTGTACATTTGGGCGGACGGGATCTACCTGAAGGCGGGGCTGGGCACGGAAAAGGCGTGCCTGATGGTGCTGATCGGGGCGGATACCGAAGGAAAGAAGCATCGGATCGCCTTGCGGGAGGGCTACCGCGAGAGCGTGGAGAGCTGGGGCGACCTGATTCGGGATTGCCGTAAGCGGGGCCTGAACGAGCCGGCCTGCTGGATCGCGGACGGGGCGTTGGGGTTGTGGGCGGCGATCGACGAGCAGAGTCCCCATTCGGCCCAACAGCGGTGCACGAACCATAAGACGATGAATGTGCTGGACAAGCTGCCGCTCAGGGAACGTCCGAGCTGGGTGCGGCGTATTCGGGCGATCTGGCAGGCGGACAGCGAGCAGGCGGCCCGGAAGCTGGCGGCGGCGGTGATCGGTGATCTGCGGGAGGCGGGTTACGATCGGGCGGCGGACTGCTTGGCCGACGATCTGGACCGGTGCCTGACGTTTTATCGTTTCCCGGAGGCCCATTGGTCGCACCTGCGGACGACGAATCCGATCGAGTCGGTGTTCGCGACGGTGCGGCTGCGGACCAACGCGGCCAAGCGGTTCAAGAAGACCCGCAGCGGGGTGTGGCTGATGCACCAGGTGCTGGAACGTCTGAGCAAACGGTGGCGGCGATTGAAATCAGCCCACCTCTGTCCGACGGTCCCGCTGCCGGCAGAAACGAGGAAGAAAACCAAGACCCATGCAGCATGAGGAGAGTACTCGGAGCGATGCCCCGGAGCAATTTACACAGGAGTTGACACTGCCTCTCGAGGCCAGGATAGTTGCCATTGGAGATGCCGCACGTCGGCTCGGTTCCAGCGAACGGCCCGCGCCCGCTGGCCCCGTCGGACATCCCGGGATTCCGGAGAGTATCCTGCCTTCGCGCTCCCAGACTTAAGACATATTACGCCTGCGGATCCGTCTGTATCAAGCACATTTTGGGTCTCTTCAAGGGAACAGATAAAGAAAAGGTTCAGCCGACAGAATGAAGCTGGTGCATATCGGGCCGGTCTCTTTAAGCTCTCCGGCGTGGGCAGTTCGCCCATCTTGGGCTGCGGCGCTGCGCGTGGGACGAAGAACAGGGCACAGGATCTGTTCGTTCGGTTGACTGTTGAACGCAAGTCCCGAACAGTAGACGAGCGTTTTTTGTTGTCCTTGTTGGTTCGACAGAGATTGGCGGCCGTCTTATACTCGCGGGCCTCTGAGGTATGGCAGTCAGTGCGGGGGAATTGACGCCCAGAACGTCCGCCTCCGTCCGCGAAAGGAGATGCCGGGTATGAGGCAAGACTCAATCTGGCCTGTTGTCGCGATCACCACGGTTCTCACGTCGCTCAGCTTGCCCGCGGCCGCGGCTGCGGATGCCGACTCTGCGCGTCACGGTGAGCTGTGGGTTATGTATGAAGGCCCTGACGGTCCGGGAAAGGGCAAGCACGTTGTTCTGGTCTCGGGCGATGAGGAATATCGCTCAGAGGAAGCCCTCACTCAACTCGGCAAGATCCTTGCCAGGCATCACGGATTCAAATGCACCGTGCTCTTCGCGGTGGATCCGAAAAGCGGTATGATCGATCCCACGGTTCCGGACAACATCCCGGGCCTTGAGGCGCTCGAAAGAGCCGACCTCATGATCATCGCCACGCGCTTCCGTGATCTGCCCGACGAGCAGATGAAGTACATCGACGCGTACGTGTCATCGGGCAAGCCGATCATTGGTATGCGGACGGCGACTCACGCGTTCAAGATCGCCAAGGGCAAGACCTACGAGCGCTACAGCTTTGACAGCAAGGTGCAGGGCTGGGATGGCGGTTTCGGCCGTCGCATTCTCGGCGAAACCTGGATCAGTCACCACGGTCATCACGGTAAGCAAAGTTCTCGCGGCGTCATCGCGCCGGGGATGAAGGATCACCCGATCGTCCGCGGCTGCGAGGATATCTGGGGACCTACCGATGTCTACACCGTGCGTTTGCCGCTGCCCGGCGACAGCGAGCCCGTGGTCCTGGGCCAGGTTCTGGAGGGGATGAAACCCACGGACAAGCCGGTATCGGGCAAACAGAATGATCCGATGATGCCCATCGCCTGGACCAAGACCTATCAAGGCGCCAAGGGGGAGGCGGGCCGCGTGTTCACAACCACGATGGGAGCCGCAACCGATCTGGAGAACGAGGGTTTGCGTCGACTGCTGGTCAACGCCGCCTACTGGTGCCTGGGTCTGGAGGAGAAGATCCCGCCGAGGGCCAACGTCGAGATCGTCGGCGAATACAAGCCGTCACCGTTCGGTTTTGCAGGTCACAAGAAGGGCCTCAAGCCGGCCGATTACAGGATGAAGCCGGCTGACAATTAGCGCAACGGCGCGAGGTTGCCGTGTTCCATGGAGGGCAGCCCCCGGGCCGGTCGTTGGTCCATCCCCTGCGACCAACTGGGCCTGCCTCGGATTAGGTGTCCCGCCGCACCTGCCGGGATCACCGTGCCAGGTCGCGTTTCAAGAAAGCGCCCATATGTCATCGTTTCCTTGTAGCGCCTCTGGCGTCAAGCCCGTCCTTCTGATGTTAGCCGGGGCGGATGGAGTGGCCGGGTGATGAAGTCTGATGCAGAGTTCGTGAGGGCCGTCCTGGCTGGCGATGGCGAGGCCTTTTCCGACAGGGACCGTGACGGGCTTCCTCTCACGAGCCCGCGACCGTCTGCCCCGGTTCAGAAATGAATGGCCGTCCGGCGGGCCAGCTCGCACCCCGCGGCCTTGGACTTCTCGGTGGCGTCGCGGTTACCCAGTGTGGGTTCGACCACGATGCCCCGGACGTCGGTGAAGCCGATGAATTGCAACCACAACTCGAAGTAAGGTTTCTGGAAATCCCACGATGCGCCGTCGCCTTGGTACTCGCCGCCGCGGGCATAGATCACCGCGGCGGCCTTGCCGGTGACCATTCCTTTGTAGCCTTCGGCGGGCGAGAAGGTGAAGGTGAGTCCGGGCTGGGTGATCACGTCGATGTAGTGCTTGAGCCTGTAAGGGATTCCGAAATTCCACATGGGGAGGCTGAAGAGGTATTTGTCGGCCGAGGTGAAACGATCAGCGACGGCTGTGATTTTGGCCCATGCGGCCGCCTGAGCGGTCGAGTGCGACTGACCATGAAGGATGGCGTACTTGGCGTTGATGGCCTCACCGTCAAGCGGCGGAAGCTCCTCCTGCCACAGGTCCACTACGTCAACGACGTCGCGCGGATGAGCATCGCGGTACGTATCAAGGAATTCCCCGGCGACGCGAATCGAAGTCGAGCGTTCCTTGCGAGGCGAAGCTTCAACATAGAGCAGTCTCGGCATGACGCGGCCTCCTGCGGCGGACTGGCTGTCCCTTAATCACGACAAGTGACTGAAAGGCCGGTGCCGCGCAACACAGTGTAGCACTCGTGCCGCCTCGCGGCCAGCGGGCCGGCGATCGGGCGGCGGCGGGTGCGTCACGTGTTTGGCGGGTTGTGTTAGACGGACGAGGCTGAGTAACCGACCCCCTTCGGAAGGTCTTTTCGCCGAAGGTCGGCAGATCACGCCGAAGGTGGACGGGCTGATGGGCCGGGCATTGTACGGCCGGTGGTTCGCGACAACACCCGTCGTCCCTTTCCACAATTCCAGCCCGTTTCAACGAACTTCCAGAAAAGCCTGTTGAAACGGCCTCACTGTGAAAAGACAGGGAGAGAGACACGGGTGCCCGATCAAGAACCAGCCGTCAAACGGCTGGCTATTGGCCCTTCGGGAAAAGCCGCTGAAGCGGCTTGTTTCCGGCTTGCATCTGCCGCTACCCCAAAAAACCACAGCGAAGGCGGCCGATTCCGTCACGGACCCGGCGGCAGCGACCCTCTTGCCGTCGCGCCGGCACCGCTTTCGGTAGGGGCGGCATGCGCCGGCGGGCAAGCCCCTCGACACAGGCTCGGGATGCAAGCGGCAAATGGCATCCGCCGCGCGCACACGAGGGCGAAAGGCTCAGCAGCGCAGATGCTGTGGGTGGCGGTCCCGGCGAGCGGAACGTAGAATGTCGCGGCAAGATCCGGCCTCGTGGCCGGGCAAGGTGTGGCGGCGGACGTCGGGGCATTGTCCGACAGGAGCGATACCATGCGGCATACACTGGTAGTGATTTTGGGCTTGCTGGTCATGACTTCCGGGTGCGAGAAGGGCGGTGGCGTGGCCCCTGCTCCCGTGGAGAAGATGCCCACGGCCATCCAGCTCTTCAATGGCCGTGACCTGACCGGCTGGACCTGCGATCTGAGCAAGGAGGGCGTGAAGATGGAGGATGTCTGGTCGGTCGCCGACGGCGTCCTTCACTGCAAAGGAGAGCCCGGCGGTGTGCTGCGGACATTGGATGAATACGGTGATTACGTGCTCAGCCTGGAGTGGCGATGGCCGCCTGGCACTCAGGGAGGCAACAACGGCGTTCTCGTTCACACCTCGACCCCGCGCACCCTCGGCATCTGGCCCAAGTCGATCGAGGTTCAGTTGGAAAAAGGCAATGCGGGCGATTTCTGGGTCATCGGCACCGAGCTGGACGTCGAGAACGAGCAGGCCCGCAAGCAGGGCCGCCGGCACCTCAACCTGACCGACGGCTCAGAAAAGCCGCTGGGCGAGTGGAATCACATGGAAATTACCTGTAAGGGCGACGAGGTGATCGTCCGGGTCAACGGGGAGCTGGTCAATCATGCCACCAACTGCAGCGTAACCCGCGGGGCCATCTGCCTGCAATCCGAGGGCGCTCCGATCGAATACCGCAACATCATCCTGACGCCGCTGCCGAGGTGAGCCTGGGGCGCTCAGACCTCGTTGCATCAAGCGGCGACGCCGCTGACCTCAAATACTGACCGGGCTCTCTGTCGCAAGCATGCCGATCCTCATTCACGCCCGGCGCGTGCCGATTCGCCACGCGGCAGCCGCCTGCAAAGTCCGTGCCTGTTGGAGCCGGGATCTTGAGCGGCAAGAACCGTATCCCGGATCGCGTCGCAGGCGAGCCACGCTGGCGGCCTGAACCCTCTCGTGCGTGGTTGGCTTTGCCTCCCGTCGTCGAATATCATCGCGACATGGCGATTGTGTCGTTCCAGGATGTTCATTTCGGTTATGAGGGGCAAGTGCTCTTCGACGGTCTGGACTGGACGATCCACCGGGGCGAAAAGGTGGGTCTTGTCGGACCTAACGGCTCAGGCAAGACAACGTTGTTCCGGCTGATTCTCGGCCAGTTGAGTCCGGCCGTCGGCACCGTCGCCAGGAATCGGGATTTGCGGATCGCCTACCTGCCTCAGGAGCCCCAGCTCGATTCGTCCAACACGCTGTTGGCCGAGGTCGCGACCACCTTCGACCATCTGCGGGGGCTCGATGCCCGGGTGGCGGAGGTGGCCCAGCGGCTGGCCGATCATCATGACACCGACCAGTACGAAGATCTCCTCGCCGAGTACGAGGAGCTTCAGCATCGGCTGGAAGCGGCCGGGGGCTACAAGTACGAGACGCTGGTCAAGATGGTCCTAGGTGGGCTGGGATTCACTCCGGCGTCCTACGACCTGCCGATATCCGCCCTGTCCGGCGGGCAGAAATGCCGGGCGGCCCTGGCCCAGATGCTCTTGCAGGAGGCCGACCTGTTGCTGCTCGACGAGCCGACCAACCACCTTGACATCGAGGCGACGCGCTTCCTGGAGAACTTCCTGGCACAATACGACGGAGCGGCCGTCATCGTATCCCACGACCGCTACCTGCTCGACCGGGTCGTGACCAAGATCGCTGACCTGGATCGTAAGCGGATCACCGTTTACCCGTGCGCGTATTCCGACTACGCCGAGAGCAAACTGACGCGCCAGTTGACCGCCGAGCGGGAATACGCCAGACAGCAGGAATGGCTTCAGCATCAGCGTGAGTATGCCGAGCGGGTCAAGGCCGACAAGTCGCGTTCACGGCAGGCGTCCGGCCGGCTCAGGCACGTCGAGCGCCTGGAGCGCGACGGCTCCGTGGTCGAGAGGCCCTCGCACATGCAGCGTCGCATGGCCATCCGGCTCACCCCTGGCCGCCGGGCCGGCGAAATGGTCCTGCGATGCACCGGCGTTCGCAAAGCGTACGGCCAGGTCGTCTTGTTCGACGATTTCAACCTGGAGATCTACCGCGGCGAGAAGATCGGCATCATCGGACCGAACGGCGTCGGCAAGAGTACGCTGCTGAAGATGGCTATGCGGCAGATCGCTCCGGACGCCGGCGAGGTGCGGCTGTTCGAGAACCTGGAGGTCGGCTATTACGACCAGGAGCATGCCGGGTTGAACATGGACCACCGCGTGATCGACGTGATCGTCGAGCGACCCACGGGGCCCCTGGAGGCACGCATTCGCTCTTTCCTCGCGAGGTTCTTGTTTATCGGCGACGACGTGTACAAGCGGGTGGGCGATTTGTCCGGAGGCGAGCAGAGCCGGGTGATGCTGGCCCGATTGGTCTGGGACAACCCCCAGGTGCTGATCCTGGATGAGCCGACCAACCATCTGGACATCCCCGCCCGCGAGGCACTGGAAGAATCGCTCATCGAATACGAAGGGGCGATTCTGCTGGTCAGCCACGACCGCTACTTCCTCGACCGCGTGGTCAACCGGCTGCTTGTGCTGCCGGAGCGCGGCAGGTACGAACTGATGATCGGCAACTGGTCAACCTATGAGCACCGGGTCGCCGAGCGAGAGAAGGAGCGTCTTGAGGCCGAGGAAGAGGCCCGCAAGCAGGCCCGACGGGATGCCAGAATGCGCGCCAGACGGGCAGTGAAGCGAGCCCCGCCCCCCTCTGACGGTCCGGTGTCGCCGTTTGTCGCTTGGTCGCTGGACCGGCTCGAACGGGAGATCATGGACCGGGAAGAGAAGCTGGCCGCGACCGAGGCCATGTTTGCCGATCCGGCCGTGTATCGTGATGCCGAACGGGCACGGGCCCTCCGTGGCGAGGTCGAGTCGCTGCGCGCCGAGCTTGCGGCTCTCAACGCGGAATGGGAGCGTCGGATCGAGGAGGAGTCGTGACGTGAGGGCAACCAATGTGCTGATCGCTTTTTGCGCGTGTGTCACGGTTCCGGAGGCGTTCGGCCGGCAGGCCGCGGGTCCGCAGCCGTTCATGAAGGCCAAGACGTGCTTCCAGACCAACACGCCCTATGAGCCGCGGATCGCTTTGGCGGTCGACAGCGTCATTGTTCACCGGCATGGCGAGGATCCGGCCAGGCTGGCCGGAATGATCGGCTCGTGGAAGCAGCACGGCTATATCGTCGGTCGCATGTTCTTCGCCGATTCCGATGCGACCAACGAGTATTGGACCGGCAAGTGGGATGGAATCCCGCATCCGCAGGAAGTCGAGCGCGACGAAAAGGGCCAGGTGCGAATGTGTGCTGGCATTCGACCGTATATGCTTCCGACTGAGGGCTGGATTCGCTACCTCGAGGAAATGGCGGTCGAATCGGTCAACGCCGGAGCGGACGCCGTGTTGCCGGAGGAGCCCCTGGCTCACGTCGACACGGGGTACGAGGAGATGTTCCGCAAGCTGTGGGTCGAAAGCTATGGGGTGCCTTGGCAGCCCGAAAACGCCTCACCCGAGGCCCGCTACCTTACCGCCCAACTGAAGACCGACCTGTATGTGAAACTCCAGGAGCGGTTATGCCAGGCAGTGGACCGTCGTTCGCGGGAGTTGGGTCGCCGGGTCGACTTTGTCGTGCCCATTCACAGCATTTACAGCAACGTGGCGTCGCGGCTCACCGCCCCTTTGGGAACGTCGTTGAAGATCAAAGGGTCGGACGGATACATTGGGCAGATATGGACGGGACCGGTCAACTGGGCGATATGGAATTACGATTCGCCGGACAAGACTTTCTTCGACTCGGCCTACTGTCTCTATGACTTCTTCGTGGCCCTGGCCTCCGGCGGAAACCGCAAACTGTGGCTGCTGGTGGATCCCGTCGAGGACGATCCGAACCATAAGTGGAGCGAGTTCGAGGAATGGTACGTTCACTGCACGGCCGCCATGCTCATGTTCACGGAGGTGGACTCGTACGAAGCGATGCCCTGGCCCGAACGGATCTTTCTGAAGGGGCATACGACAGGCGGCGGTACCCCTGCTCCGGAGCGATTCCGGACGATCGTGCTGTCGGCCACGCAGGTCCTCCAGGAAGTCCCCCTGGGGGGCACGTGGAATCCTCACCTGCCGCAGAGCAAAACGGATACAGTCCGTTCAGTCGATGGGATCGGAGTCGCCGTGTCCGATACGCTCATGTGGGAGAAGGAGCCGCCGCCTTCGCTTCAGGTTGCCTACGGTCTGATGATGCCGCTGGTCAGCGCCGGCGTGCCTGCCTCGGCGTGCATCCTCGAGCGAATGAGCGAACCCACGTACCTGTCACGCTTCAAGGTCATCGTGCTTTCATACGAGGCGTTCAAGCCGATGGAGGCCCAGCCGAATGTGGCACTGGCTCGCTGGGTGAAGAACGGCGGGGTGCTGGTGATTCTGGGAGAAGCAGACGATCTCGGAGGGGCGAGGCTATGGTGGCGCAAGGCGGGGTACCCTTCGCCGCTTCATCACCTGATGGCGGAGCTCGGACTGAACGACGTCGATGCGGCCGGTGAATCGCCGGTGGGCAAAGGATGGGTATTGCGCCGGCCGACGTCGCCGCGAGAGTTCGGCCGGCGGAAAAACGTGCAGGAGGTGTACCTGCCGTTGCTCAAACAGGCCTGGTCCAGGGCCGATTCGTCACGAGAGCTGCCAACGCCGGGTTATCTGTGCGTCAAGCGAGGTCCGTTTGTCATTGCCAGGGCAGGCCGGGAAGCGTTGAGGTTGCCTGGCACGTTTGTCGATGTGGTTGATCCGCGGTTGGCCGTGCTCAAGGACGTTGAAATCAAGCCCGGTACCAGCGGCATCTATCGCGATGTGACCGACATCGTGGAGGTCACAACCGCCGGGAGCCGCAAACCCAAGGTGCTGCACGCGACCCATCGCCTGGTCGAAGAGCGCGCCGGGCAGGACCGGCTGCGGATCGTGATTCGTGGGCCCCTGGAGACGCCTGGATTGGTGCGCCTCTTCACGGCCGGCAGGCGCCTGTCAGGCGTGACCGCCCGCGATCTCTCCGGTGACGGACGGGACGCGCGGTGGACTCAGGAGGACCAGACGATCCTGATCAGCTTCTCCAATGAACCCGCTGGTCTTGCCGTCGAGGCTGCCTGGAAATGATCCTCGCGGCGACCGTTTCGCGGCTCATCCTCCGACATGCACCCGGTTCTTGCGTTCGGACGGCATTCCGGGGGTGGCTAAAGCAGGGTCGCGTGCTATAATAGGGGCACGAAACCGGACGGCAGGATCACACAGGCCTTTCGGGAAATCACAACTCAATCAGTTGGCAACCGGGTACGCCGCGGGTTGCCCGCAGACTGGGATTGGTTTCATTCGTGGATGCGGGCGGTTCGTGGACGAGTGGCGTCGCGCTCACGGTGAGCGTAACGCGCACTCGGGTGTGCAATCAGGAGTCGTGATGCCCAGAAAATCAAAAGCATTCAAGAGCAAGCAGCGAGAAGCCCAGAAGGCAAGTCGCAAAGGTGACACGAAAAAGGCGAACGAGATCTGGCAACAGATCATCGTGGACCGGGTAAAACTGAAAGCCGAGAAGGCCGAGAAGAGAGCGGCCAGGAAAGGGCGGGCGGTAGCCTGACCGACCCGGTAGAAAAGCAGCATTGTTTCTGATCTCTGCCCGGGACTGCACGCCTTCGGTTTCCGGTGCGGCACATCGGATGTGAGGCCTGTTAATCAGGCGAGTAACCTGCGAGCCGTGCTTTGACACCGGAAGGCTCGACAAGGGGCTGCCGGTGCGGTGCGCTACTCCATGCTCACCAGGCTAGCCGCAAAGTCGTCCAGAAATGCGGCCATCTTCGCCGTACTGATGGCCGGTTCATAGTACATCGCGGCGACGTTGAGTCGGTCCTGAGCTTCGTTGACGTCAACCGAGATCCCCGTCTGGAAGGGCACCGGCCGCAATCCGTAAACGTTCGTCAGTTCCGCGCCGCAGAACGTGGACATTCCCTTGCTGAATGAACCGATCAGGCCGAGCGGCAGTGAGGGCGCATTTCCCATGCCCGTCGGCATGCCCCTGAGCCCCGTCGCGATGAGCCTTTGATGCAGGACGTTGACCAGCAGGCTCGTGGGCAGGAGCGTGAATCGATGGACGGTCGCAAGCCTCAAGAGCATGGTTCTCGATTGCAGCATTTCCGCCATCTGGTCCCTTGCCAGGTCGGCGACCGCCCTTCGGTCTTGCGCGATCCGCGCGGGTACATACATCGGCAGGGCGTTCGTCAGATTGCGGCAGACCGGTGCGGCCTGTCTGCGTTTTCGGAGATCGATCAGATTCAGCGTGCAGTACCCGGCGTTGTGCGGCAACGGCTTGGGCGCGACGCGGTCAAGGGCCCGGATGGCGCAGGCTCGCACGAAATCTCCGAAACGGGCGAAACCGCACACGCGCAACGAGATCGCCCTGGCCTCGCGAGCCTGCTCGGCGGTCAGCCGGCGAAGCATGAATCGGACGGGCCCGAGCTGGTCAAGGCGAATCCCGTCGCTCAGGCGAACGGTTCGCCAATCTCTTGGACGCAGACTTGTTCCACTGCTGAGCACCTCCCGTGGTTTGAGAACCAGCGGGGCCTCTCGCAGCAGGTCCGCGAAATCGCGGCGGGACTCGTCCCCTGCGGACGCGCAAGACCGGTGGTCGGCCGACTCGCGGTAAAGGCGGTTAAGCTCTTCCAGCAGGGTGACGCCTCCGCGGCCATCCATCAGGGCATGAGGCCAGCGAGCCACCAGCCGGTCGCCTTCGGCAAGCCCGCGAAGCACGACAAACCGAACCGGAGGCAGGCCGCGCAGATCAATCGGCTCGTTGAGCAGGGCCTCGATCCGGCCGTGGATATCGTGTTCGCTCGCATCGGTCAGTTCGCAGATCCGGATCACACAGGACGCGTCGGCGGGGCAGCTATCAAGCCGCCAGCGCGGGCGGCCTGTCACGTCGGAACGTTCCAGCCGGGAGCCCGTGGCCGGATAGACGCGCCACAGGGCCTGCACCGCACGTTTCAGACCGTCCACGTCGATACGACCGTTCAATTCGAGGCACAGGTGGATGTTCGTGCCCGGAAGGCCGATTCGCCGCATCGCTTGGTCGGCGGCGAAGAAGTACAGGTCGAGCGGATTGAGTTCCTGATATCGGGGCAAGGCGTTTACCCAACGTCGTGACATTGCCGGTTCTGGTCGTCTCGTTCATCCTTCACAAGGGTCGCGTCCCCCGTTCAACCGGGATTGAGCAAGGCCTCCACGAAGTCATCGAGGATGCGGTTCATCATCGCCCACCGAACCTCGTAACACAAGCCGCAGATCGCCAACCGTCCTTGCTCGGCAACGACCTGCAAACCGATGCCGGCTCGAGGCAGCGGCGGACGAAATGCATGCACGTACCGAAGCTCCGCGCCGCAGAACCGCCGTCCATCGCGGCCGAAAGCCTGAGAGAAACCCATCGGCAACGAAGGCGGAGCGCCGAAATCGCCTCTCCCCCTGGCCGACGGAGGGTTGATCAACGAGTGCCGCACGATGGCGCCGAGAATCGCCGGCGGCAGCCGCGTGATGTCGAGCACCCGCTTCAAATGGCCCGTTACGAGGCTGCGCTGGATCATCTGAGCCGTACCTTCGTGCAGAAAACGTGCGACCGCCGCGCGATCGGGGGCCATCTCGACCGGGACGTGCAGGCGATCGAGACTGAAGACGTTGTGGCAGACGGGACTGCGGTAGGGCGGTTCGCGGCCTTCGAGGATATATGGAACGGAGTAGACGCTTCCGTGACCGGCCGATTCCGATAGCGCGCGGTGCAAGGCCTGGATCGCGCAGGCACGGA contains these protein-coding regions:
- a CDS encoding NAD(P)H-dependent oxidoreductase, whose amino-acid sequence is MPRLLYVEASPRKERSTSIRVAGEFLDTYRDAHPRDVVDVVDLWQEELPPLDGEAINAKYAILHGQSHSTAQAAAWAKITAVADRFTSADKYLFSLPMWNFGIPYRLKHYIDVITQPGLTFTFSPAEGYKGMVTGKAAAVIYARGGEYQGDGASWDFQKPYFELWLQFIGFTDVRGIVVEPTLGNRDATEKSKAAGCELARRTAIHF
- a CDS encoding transposase, which gives rise to MGTRIDRRRNVKSEYQVDADQAQAVVRDHLEELARDGARRMLTEALNEEVDAYLRRVRYERTKEYRGYRNGSTSRRLTLGSGTIDLAAPRVRDIPEGQEPFESRILRKHQRRSDTIDETFLNLFVEGLATRDFEPALRLLVGVGGSALAEHDQPAEPAVQGAIRGV
- a CDS encoding condensation domain-containing protein; protein product: MSRRWVNALPRYQELNPLDLYFFAADQAMRRIGLPGTNIHLCLELNGRIDVDGLKRAVQALWRVYPATGSRLERSDVTGRPRWRLDSCPADASCVIRICELTDASEHDIHGRIEALLNEPIDLRGLPPVRFVVLRGLAEGDRLVARWPHALMDGRGGVTLLEELNRLYRESADHRSCASAGDESRRDFADLLREAPLVLKPREVLSSGTSLRPRDWRTVRLSDGIRLDQLGPVRFMLRRLTAEQAREARAISLRVCGFARFGDFVRACAIRALDRVAPKPLPHNAGYCTLNLIDLRKRRQAAPVCRNLTNALPMYVPARIAQDRRAVADLARDQMAEMLQSRTMLLRLATVHRFTLLPTSLLVNVLHQRLIATGLRGMPTGMGNAPSLPLGLIGSFSKGMSTFCGAELTNVYGLRPVPFQTGISVDVNEAQDRLNVAAMYYEPAISTAKMAAFLDDFAASLVSME
- a CDS encoding IS256 family transposase; the protein is MSRQFKEQYEAFDRQELSGRKFVYIWADGIYLKAGLGTEKACLMVLIGADTEGKKHRIALREGYRESVESWGDLIRDCRKRGLNEPACWIADGALGLWAAIDEQSPHSAQQRCTNHKTMNVLDKLPLRERPSWVRRIRAIWQADSEQAARKLAAAVIGDLREAGYDRAADCLADDLDRCLTFYRFPEAHWSHLRTTNPIESVFATVRLRTNAAKRFKKTRSGVWLMHQVLERLSKRWRRLKSAHLCPTVPLPAETRKKTKTHAA
- a CDS encoding ABC-F family ATP-binding cassette domain-containing protein, with amino-acid sequence MSGKNRIPDRVAGEPRWRPEPSRAWLALPPVVEYHRDMAIVSFQDVHFGYEGQVLFDGLDWTIHRGEKVGLVGPNGSGKTTLFRLILGQLSPAVGTVARNRDLRIAYLPQEPQLDSSNTLLAEVATTFDHLRGLDARVAEVAQRLADHHDTDQYEDLLAEYEELQHRLEAAGGYKYETLVKMVLGGLGFTPASYDLPISALSGGQKCRAALAQMLLQEADLLLLDEPTNHLDIEATRFLENFLAQYDGAAVIVSHDRYLLDRVVTKIADLDRKRITVYPCAYSDYAESKLTRQLTAEREYARQQEWLQHQREYAERVKADKSRSRQASGRLRHVERLERDGSVVERPSHMQRRMAIRLTPGRRAGEMVLRCTGVRKAYGQVVLFDDFNLEIYRGEKIGIIGPNGVGKSTLLKMAMRQIAPDAGEVRLFENLEVGYYDQEHAGLNMDHRVIDVIVERPTGPLEARIRSFLARFLFIGDDVYKRVGDLSGGEQSRVMLARLVWDNPQVLILDEPTNHLDIPAREALEESLIEYEGAILLVSHDRYFLDRVVNRLLVLPERGRYELMIGNWSTYEHRVAEREKERLEAEEEARKQARRDARMRARRAVKRAPPPSDGPVSPFVAWSLDRLEREIMDREEKLAATEAMFADPAVYRDAERARALRGEVESLRAELAALNAEWERRIEEES
- a CDS encoding ThuA domain-containing protein, whose translation is MRQDSIWPVVAITTVLTSLSLPAAAAADADSARHGELWVMYEGPDGPGKGKHVVLVSGDEEYRSEEALTQLGKILARHHGFKCTVLFAVDPKSGMIDPTVPDNIPGLEALERADLMIIATRFRDLPDEQMKYIDAYVSSGKPIIGMRTATHAFKIAKGKTYERYSFDSKVQGWDGGFGRRILGETWISHHGHHGKQSSRGVIAPGMKDHPIVRGCEDIWGPTDVYTVRLPLPGDSEPVVLGQVLEGMKPTDKPVSGKQNDPMMPIAWTKTYQGAKGEAGRVFTTTMGAATDLENEGLRRLLVNAAYWCLGLEEKIPPRANVEIVGEYKPSPFGFAGHKKGLKPADYRMKPADN
- a CDS encoding DUF1080 domain-containing protein; translated protein: MRHTLVVILGLLVMTSGCEKGGGVAPAPVEKMPTAIQLFNGRDLTGWTCDLSKEGVKMEDVWSVADGVLHCKGEPGGVLRTLDEYGDYVLSLEWRWPPGTQGGNNGVLVHTSTPRTLGIWPKSIEVQLEKGNAGDFWVIGTELDVENEQARKQGRRHLNLTDGSEKPLGEWNHMEITCKGDEVIVRVNGELVNHATNCSVTRGAICLQSEGAPIEYRNIILTPLPR